A single window of Granulicella cerasi DNA harbors:
- a CDS encoding glycoside hydrolase family 28 protein codes for MNRRKFLGVVPGALALHTLPAPLLWAETKTARVMSVRANGAKGTGTDLDTDALQKAIDECAAMGGGIVRVEAGTYLTGPLRLRSHVTLQLDKGATILGLPSAGKDANAPGSMSPLISAYRANNISIVGQGTINGNGKTYWVRRTDRHPVTPDREWRDVTQFNYNALPHPGQMVNLTDCRNVLVSGVTLTQSTAWTLRLFQCDGVKVQGITIDNPRYGLNTDGIDIHCTSNVLVEDCHITTGDDGVCLKSEGHPEEIRPVRNIIVRRCVIDTPCNALKIGTGTQGLFENISFSDCNVFSHYPYIGDRMLAAVALEIVDGGAIRGVSVKNITADKVRSPIFIRLGNRGTGQTKKVPGSVKDVVIANFKATNASVTSSITGLVGTKVENVRLENIDISTDEAGTAEWASRTIPEADHEYPESTVFGRLPASGFYCRHVKGLVFDNVRVTSLVPDFRPTLVCDDVSELTVSKLDVSKPQAEVPAVVLTEVRSATLKDCIAPKDSDVYLRVTGSGSSGIALQHSDMRGAKKPVDAAAGVVTVQAQA; via the coding sequence ATGAATCGTAGAAAGTTTCTCGGTGTTGTTCCCGGCGCTCTGGCCCTCCACACGTTGCCGGCGCCCTTGCTGTGGGCAGAGACGAAGACCGCGCGTGTCATGAGCGTGCGCGCAAATGGCGCGAAGGGAACCGGCACGGATTTAGATACCGACGCGTTGCAAAAGGCGATCGATGAGTGCGCTGCGATGGGCGGTGGAATCGTGAGAGTCGAGGCCGGCACCTACTTGACCGGCCCTCTGCGGTTGCGCAGTCATGTCACATTGCAACTCGATAAAGGCGCGACGATTCTCGGGCTACCAAGCGCTGGCAAGGACGCCAACGCACCCGGCAGCATGTCGCCGCTGATCTCGGCATATCGGGCGAACAACATTTCGATCGTCGGGCAAGGCACCATCAACGGCAATGGCAAAACATATTGGGTTCGCAGAACAGACCGCCATCCGGTAACGCCTGATCGCGAGTGGAGAGATGTCACGCAGTTCAACTACAACGCGCTCCCGCATCCGGGGCAGATGGTGAACCTCACCGATTGCAGGAACGTGCTCGTCTCTGGCGTGACGTTGACGCAGTCGACGGCGTGGACGCTGCGACTCTTCCAGTGCGACGGCGTTAAGGTGCAGGGCATTACCATCGACAATCCGCGTTATGGCCTGAACACGGATGGGATAGATATTCATTGCACCAGCAACGTGCTTGTGGAAGACTGCCACATCACGACGGGCGACGATGGTGTCTGCCTGAAGAGCGAAGGGCATCCGGAGGAGATTCGTCCGGTGCGCAACATCATTGTCCGTCGCTGCGTGATCGATACACCTTGCAACGCTTTAAAGATCGGCACCGGAACGCAGGGGTTGTTTGAAAATATCAGCTTCAGCGACTGCAACGTGTTCTCGCACTACCCCTACATTGGTGACCGCATGCTCGCGGCGGTGGCGTTGGAGATTGTCGATGGCGGCGCGATTCGCGGAGTTTCCGTCAAGAACATCACGGCCGACAAAGTGCGTTCGCCCATCTTCATTCGTCTTGGCAATCGCGGGACGGGGCAAACGAAGAAAGTGCCGGGGTCGGTGAAGGACGTGGTCATCGCGAATTTTAAGGCGACGAACGCCTCTGTGACGAGTTCGATCACTGGACTCGTCGGAACAAAGGTTGAAAATGTTCGGCTGGAAAACATCGATATCTCGACAGATGAAGCGGGCACGGCGGAGTGGGCGAGCCGTACGATTCCTGAGGCGGACCACGAGTATCCGGAGTCCACGGTCTTCGGCAGACTGCCTGCATCGGGCTTCTATTGCCGACACGTGAAGGGCCTCGTGTTTGACAACGTCAGGGTAACGAGCCTCGTTCCGGACTTCCGTCCGACGCTGGTGTGTGATGACGTGAGCGAGTTGACGGTAAGCAAGCTCGACGTCTCCAAGCCGCAAGCAGAGGTGCCTGCCGTGGTGTTGACGGAGGTGCGCAGTGCAACGCTGAAGGACTGCATCGCACCGAAGGATTCGGACGTTTATCTACGCGTGACCGGAAGCGGTAGCTCCGGGATTGCGTTGCAGCACAGCGATATGCGCGGAGCGAAGAAGCCCGTTGACGCGGCCGCTGGAGTCGTTACTGTGCAAGCGCAGGCGTAG
- a CDS encoding sialate O-acetylesterase, producing MNWKWMLCAWMLGALTCAAEVRLPHVFSDHAVLQREMPLRVWGWSLPGEEVSVSFHDQTVKATADDSGEWELFLKPEKAGGPYAMKVSGTSTSKPVVVNDLLVGDVWVASGQSNMEFPLRGWPGAPMKDSAKEIASASRPQIRLMHLKRAATASELADTAAMWQECTPETAQSFSAVAYLFGRELNDQEHVPIGLIDTTWGGTPVSSWISTDGIAAGNLTSTLADEATVVQAQSHADAAIANLNAQNALLKAAGKPQLKMPRVGGDHQGAWLVSSLYNGMIAPLTRYGIKGVIWYQGESDEIAPRARNYFRAFPALITDWRHQWGEGDFPFLYVQISSYMRHQEMWGAVRDAQRRTLSLRGTGQAVSLDVGEFNQIHPADKQSVGHRLALLARSDVYGENVESHSPEFLRATPEGSAMRVWLAHGEALSHRTVGDQKDVEVAAADGNFAAADVKIEMINGQATLLVSSPKVTHPVFVRYAWGGAVGEYFYNKAGLPLGTFTTAPLQ from the coding sequence ATGAATTGGAAATGGATGCTGTGTGCATGGATGCTCGGAGCGTTGACGTGTGCGGCGGAGGTTCGACTGCCGCATGTGTTCTCCGACCATGCGGTGTTGCAACGGGAGATGCCGTTGCGCGTATGGGGATGGTCGCTGCCCGGCGAAGAGGTCAGCGTCAGCTTTCATGACCAGACCGTGAAGGCAACGGCTGATGATTCGGGCGAATGGGAACTCTTCCTGAAGCCCGAGAAGGCCGGCGGCCCGTACGCCATGAAGGTCTCAGGGACATCGACCAGCAAGCCTGTGGTGGTGAACGATCTGCTTGTGGGCGACGTGTGGGTGGCTTCGGGGCAATCGAATATGGAATTCCCCTTGAGGGGCTGGCCCGGTGCTCCCATGAAGGATTCCGCCAAGGAAATCGCGAGCGCAAGCCGGCCTCAGATTCGCTTGATGCATCTGAAGCGGGCCGCGACTGCGAGCGAACTCGCGGACACAGCGGCAATGTGGCAGGAGTGCACACCAGAAACGGCACAGTCGTTTTCCGCCGTCGCCTACCTCTTCGGACGCGAACTCAACGATCAGGAGCATGTGCCGATTGGTTTGATTGACACGACATGGGGAGGCACTCCGGTATCCTCATGGATCAGCACAGATGGCATCGCTGCGGGAAACCTTACCAGCACGTTGGCTGACGAAGCGACGGTAGTGCAGGCGCAGTCGCACGCAGATGCCGCTATCGCGAATCTCAATGCGCAGAACGCTCTGCTGAAGGCTGCGGGCAAACCGCAGTTGAAGATGCCGCGTGTGGGCGGCGATCATCAGGGCGCGTGGTTAGTCTCTTCGCTGTACAACGGTATGATTGCGCCGCTGACGCGCTATGGTATCAAGGGCGTGATCTGGTATCAGGGCGAGTCCGATGAGATTGCTCCGCGTGCGCGCAACTACTTCCGCGCGTTTCCGGCGTTGATTACTGACTGGCGTCACCAATGGGGTGAGGGTGATTTCCCGTTCCTCTACGTGCAGATCTCGAGCTATATGCGCCATCAAGAGATGTGGGGTGCCGTGCGTGATGCGCAGCGTCGAACACTTTCGTTGCGCGGGACGGGGCAGGCGGTTTCGCTCGATGTAGGTGAGTTCAACCAGATTCATCCGGCGGACAAGCAGTCCGTAGGGCACCGACTTGCTTTGCTGGCTCGAAGCGATGTCTACGGCGAAAATGTTGAGTCGCACTCGCCGGAGTTTCTGCGCGCGACGCCAGAGGGTTCGGCCATGCGCGTATGGCTTGCTCATGGCGAGGCGCTGAGCCACCGCACTGTTGGAGATCAGAAGGATGTCGAGGTCGCGGCTGCGGATGGGAACTTCGCGGCTGCGGATGTGAAGATCGAGATGATCAATGGTCAGGCGACGTTGCTTGTCTCCTCACCGAAGGTGACGCATCCGGTCTTTGTTCGCTACGCCTGGGGCGGCGCTGTCGGAGAGTACTTCTACAACAAGGCGGGACTTCCGCTCGGCACGTTTACGACCGCACCGCTGCAGTAA
- a CDS encoding glycoside hydrolase family 27 protein, whose amino-acid sequence MKFWFALVAAVLTGTLAHSQNMPAQRPPMGWNSWNHFGGKVTDADIRSAADALVSTGMRDAGYVYVNVDDTWQGQRDANGVIHPNERFPDMKALGDYIHSKGLKFGIYSSPGPKTCARFEGSMAHEEQDAKTYAAWGVDFLKYDLCTFQDVMKAEPDPLLRKKLMVDAYTKMGAALRATGRPILYSLCQYGFDDVWDWGPQVGASMWRTTDDIKDRYERMFIIGNSEAELARYAAPGHWNDPDMLEIGNGKMTEEEYRTHMSLWALLAAPLLAGNDLTKMSPADREILMNKDVIAIDQDALGKQAVRVYQRGEFSVWTKQLSGGRTAVGLFNSSWTNFAPAVDLGKIAVEHGGHIHDVWMHEDLGVSHGELSLPVKSHGVRLLIIDPQ is encoded by the coding sequence ATGAAGTTTTGGTTTGCTCTCGTAGCTGCTGTATTGACGGGCACTTTGGCACATTCGCAAAACATGCCAGCGCAAAGACCGCCGATGGGTTGGAATAGCTGGAACCACTTCGGTGGCAAGGTCACGGACGCAGACATTCGTTCCGCTGCGGACGCGCTTGTAAGCACGGGAATGCGCGACGCTGGCTATGTGTATGTCAACGTCGATGACACGTGGCAAGGACAACGCGATGCGAACGGAGTGATCCACCCCAACGAGCGCTTTCCTGACATGAAGGCGTTGGGAGACTACATTCACTCGAAGGGTCTCAAGTTCGGCATCTACTCTTCGCCTGGCCCGAAAACCTGTGCACGCTTTGAAGGCAGCATGGCGCATGAAGAGCAGGATGCGAAAACTTACGCTGCATGGGGCGTCGACTTTCTGAAGTACGACCTCTGCACCTTTCAAGACGTGATGAAAGCCGAGCCTGATCCTCTTTTGCGCAAGAAGCTGATGGTCGATGCCTATACCAAGATGGGCGCGGCGCTGCGTGCGACAGGTCGTCCGATTCTCTATAGCCTTTGCCAATACGGCTTTGACGATGTGTGGGACTGGGGGCCGCAGGTGGGTGCGTCCATGTGGCGCACGACGGACGACATCAAGGACCGCTACGAGCGCATGTTCATCATCGGCAACAGCGAAGCGGAGCTTGCACGCTACGCTGCACCCGGGCATTGGAACGACCCTGACATGCTTGAGATCGGCAACGGCAAGATGACGGAAGAAGAGTACCGCACACACATGAGCTTGTGGGCGCTGCTGGCTGCGCCGCTACTTGCTGGCAATGACCTGACGAAGATGTCTCCGGCCGACCGCGAGATCCTGATGAACAAAGACGTCATCGCCATTGATCAGGATGCGCTGGGCAAGCAGGCTGTGCGCGTGTATCAGCGGGGTGAGTTCTCTGTGTGGACAAAGCAGTTGAGTGGCGGTCGTACTGCCGTCGGCCTCTTCAACAGCTCGTGGACCAACTTCGCGCCGGCGGTCGATCTGGGGAAGATCGCTGTGGAGCATGGCGGCCATATCCACGATGTATGGATGCATGAGGACCTGGGCGTCTCTCACGGAGAGCTTTCGCTCCCTGTGAAGAGCCACGGCGTACGGCTTCTCATCATCGATCCGCAGTAG
- a CDS encoding alpha-galactosidase, whose translation MNLVCLRGFALGLLAAGVSAAVGQSAAARISYNPESHVFRLSGGDAEYAFGVNSKGALQTVYWGGRLAEADSLPQPNPVDRAFEIDDTPQEFAGWGGGLLAESALKITFADGDRDLVLRYQSHTLRKDGVDVLLRDLSREVYVTLHYTIDADTGILARSATVENRTKATFTVEQASAAQWNLPASAEYQLRYLAGRWAGEDQLESRSVTPGSTVLESRRGTTGHEFAPWFALARNSAVTERDGEVWFGSLAWSGSWRITVEQDPMQQVRITGGYNPFDFAYPLKPGERLETPIFYGGVTQHGYGDMSRLESLYQRRHILPHGPNPKPRPVLYNSWEATEFRVSEANQMALAEKAAAVGVERFVMDDGWFSTRKNDRAGLGDWWVDKQKFPQGLKPLIEKVHDLGMDFGLWVEPEMVNENSEIYRQHPDWIIHFEGRPSSQARHQFVLNLALPAVQEHLFQVLDTLVTDNDIAFLKWDANRNWSEPGWPQAPVAEQKKLYVEYVRGYYALLRKLREKHPKLEIESCSGGGGRVDLGVMALTDEVWPSDNTDPFDRLLIQDGFSYAYTTQAMMAWVTDSPNWVNHRSTSLEYRFLSSMQGSLGLGADLTKWSAEDVATARHMITEYKNIRSTVQQGRLYRLVSPRSGSDFSSTEYVSGDGKQAVVFAFLHSQQMGYPAPQSLPEGLDPAAFYTIRMISGKLTKGTPARASGAFWMQAGLHFELNGDYSAAAAELSREP comes from the coding sequence ATGAACCTTGTTTGCCTGCGGGGTTTTGCCCTTGGATTGCTTGCCGCCGGCGTGTCGGCTGCGGTTGGTCAATCTGCCGCTGCGCGTATCAGTTACAACCCAGAGAGCCATGTCTTCCGTCTCTCCGGTGGAGACGCGGAGTATGCCTTCGGGGTCAACAGCAAAGGCGCGCTGCAGACCGTGTACTGGGGTGGTCGTCTCGCTGAGGCGGACTCCCTTCCGCAACCAAACCCAGTAGATCGTGCGTTTGAAATCGACGACACACCGCAGGAGTTTGCCGGCTGGGGTGGCGGATTGCTGGCAGAGTCCGCGTTAAAGATCACCTTCGCGGACGGCGACCGTGATCTTGTGCTGCGCTATCAATCTCACACGCTGCGCAAAGACGGTGTGGATGTGCTGCTACGGGATCTCTCGCGCGAAGTGTACGTTACGCTGCACTACACGATCGATGCGGACACAGGCATCTTGGCGCGGAGCGCCACCGTAGAAAATCGCACGAAGGCTACGTTTACTGTCGAACAGGCGTCCGCGGCGCAGTGGAACCTGCCCGCCTCTGCGGAGTATCAGCTTCGCTATCTCGCCGGCCGATGGGCTGGTGAAGATCAGTTGGAGAGCCGCAGCGTGACGCCCGGCTCCACCGTGTTGGAAAGCCGTCGCGGCACCACCGGGCACGAGTTTGCACCGTGGTTCGCACTCGCGCGCAACAGCGCCGTGACAGAGCGCGACGGCGAAGTGTGGTTCGGTAGCCTCGCGTGGAGCGGCTCGTGGCGCATCACGGTGGAGCAGGACCCGATGCAGCAGGTGCGTATCACCGGCGGCTATAACCCGTTTGATTTTGCATATCCACTCAAGCCGGGCGAACGCCTGGAGACTCCTATCTTTTATGGCGGCGTGACGCAGCATGGATATGGCGACATGTCGCGGTTGGAGAGTCTCTACCAGCGCCGACATATCCTGCCGCACGGCCCGAACCCGAAGCCACGGCCCGTGTTGTATAACTCCTGGGAGGCGACGGAGTTTCGTGTTTCCGAAGCGAACCAGATGGCGCTGGCGGAGAAGGCTGCTGCGGTCGGTGTCGAGCGCTTCGTGATGGATGATGGCTGGTTCAGCACGCGCAAGAATGATCGCGCTGGACTCGGCGACTGGTGGGTCGACAAGCAGAAATTTCCGCAGGGACTCAAGCCGCTGATCGAAAAGGTACATGATCTTGGCATGGACTTCGGGCTTTGGGTCGAGCCGGAGATGGTCAACGAGAACAGTGAGATCTATCGCCAGCATCCTGACTGGATCATTCACTTTGAAGGCCGTCCGAGCTCGCAAGCGAGACATCAGTTTGTGCTCAATCTCGCGTTGCCTGCCGTGCAGGAGCATCTGTTTCAGGTGCTCGATACTCTCGTGACGGACAACGACATCGCGTTCCTTAAGTGGGACGCCAATCGCAACTGGTCGGAGCCCGGTTGGCCGCAAGCTCCTGTCGCCGAACAAAAGAAGCTTTACGTGGAGTATGTGCGCGGCTACTACGCGTTGCTGCGCAAACTGCGCGAGAAGCATCCGAAGCTGGAGATCGAGTCCTGCTCCGGCGGCGGCGGGCGCGTGGACCTTGGAGTGATGGCGTTGACCGATGAGGTGTGGCCTTCCGACAACACCGACCCCTTCGACCGTCTACTGATCCAGGACGGCTTCAGCTACGCCTACACCACACAGGCGATGATGGCCTGGGTGACGGACTCGCCGAACTGGGTCAACCACCGCAGCACCTCGCTGGAGTACCGATTCCTGTCGTCGATGCAAGGCTCGCTGGGGCTGGGAGCAGACCTCACCAAGTGGAGCGCCGAGGATGTTGCGACCGCGCGACACATGATCACGGAGTACAAAAATATCCGCTCCACCGTGCAGCAGGGACGCCTCTATCGCCTGGTCTCGCCACGAAGCGGAAGCGATTTCTCGTCCACGGAGTATGTGAGCGGCGACGGCAAGCAGGCGGTCGTCTTCGCCTTTCTGCACTCGCAGCAGATGGGCTATCCGGCGCCGCAGAGCTTGCCTGAGGGACTTGATCCAGCGGCGTTCTATACGATTCGTATGATCTCCGGCAAGCTGACAAAGGGGACACCAGCGCGCGCTTCCGGAGCTTTCTGGATGCAGGCAGGGCTGCACTTTGAGCTCAACGGAGATTACTCCGCTGCGGCGGCCGAACTATCGCGCGAGCCGTGA
- a CDS encoding tetratricopeptide repeat protein: MEVSPDKQFEAVYTFGGFEVSSLTNALYKEGEVVRIQYLPLQLLLALLERAGQMVSKEELRDRLWGNDTFVEVDQNLYVIVSKLRELLEDTARQPRFIQTVPGRGYRFIGTIVTRKLPAPSVEEAPTVATATPQPEPGSTEAAEGAVVSENSPPRSRWHAPALSFGGALCVLAVVLAFLHYRSEHTPIYKPHDRILISSFRNETTKSELTQTLGFAVQLKFQESPTFELVQPQRGQPFVGESSESSHENQLQACSQLGGQLLIDGELKPRGQGYEIALMTSRCSDGKLLATESADADSDASILSAIDVVTDKMRQRLGEPGGVRQRFNMPLTQATTNSLAALEAFTQGEEKLKQGHALEAVASYKLAADLDPQFALAYARLGTIYLNAQEQSIGVGYYQKAFQLRDHTTDRERLYIAAHYYTDVTGEYTQAIDTYQLWRNLYPNDFGAANNLANLYDMLGHPEEALRYAQQAVAINPASPLATATLAQAYLTSGQYAPLTAICHQDSTRTSPMVVLHNICFLGAVGRNDETDMQRELRWAQGNPQESVLLQSAALAALAHGRVMVARDLFAHARKSADQNHLPELMAIVDIDQSNAEAELGFSQTALAMVHQADHASPQGYDKTHDTDALAGEALTLAIAGSSQAAIERANQAVQLAPLNSILNNLEVPTIQAVVAVKQQKPREALDLLQRTTPLQFYSQTKFIPIYYRGLAYMQLKQWKDAEEQFNTILQHRAIVPHSLYIGLAQMRLGEALQQDGQTKEAKEAFDAAAQLWRDAPSDFPPARQLKSYR; the protein is encoded by the coding sequence ATGGAAGTCTCGCCTGACAAACAATTCGAGGCTGTTTACACATTCGGCGGGTTCGAAGTGTCGTCTTTGACGAACGCTCTCTATAAAGAAGGAGAGGTCGTTCGGATCCAATACCTGCCCCTGCAACTTCTGCTTGCGCTGCTGGAACGCGCCGGCCAGATGGTGAGCAAGGAGGAGCTGCGCGATCGCCTGTGGGGCAACGACACCTTCGTCGAAGTCGACCAGAACCTCTACGTCATCGTCTCCAAGCTGCGCGAGTTGCTGGAAGACACCGCCCGCCAGCCGCGATTCATCCAGACCGTCCCGGGCCGAGGTTATCGGTTCATTGGGACAATCGTTACGCGCAAGCTCCCAGCCCCGTCGGTGGAAGAAGCACCGACAGTCGCGACGGCCACTCCGCAACCGGAGCCGGGCTCGACCGAAGCAGCGGAAGGGGCCGTGGTCTCGGAAAACTCACCACCTCGTTCGCGCTGGCACGCCCCTGCCCTTTCCTTCGGCGGTGCGCTCTGCGTTCTCGCGGTGGTGCTTGCATTCCTTCACTACCGAAGCGAGCATACCCCGATCTACAAACCGCATGACCGCATCCTCATCAGCAGCTTTCGCAACGAAACCACGAAGTCCGAGCTGACTCAGACCCTGGGATTCGCGGTGCAGTTGAAGTTTCAGGAGTCTCCCACCTTTGAGCTGGTGCAGCCACAGCGCGGACAGCCATTCGTCGGCGAATCAAGTGAAAGCAGCCACGAGAACCAGCTACAGGCCTGCTCCCAACTCGGCGGACAACTACTGATCGACGGCGAACTAAAGCCACGCGGTCAGGGCTACGAGATTGCCCTCATGACATCGCGCTGCAGCGACGGCAAACTACTCGCCACCGAATCCGCCGATGCCGACTCCGATGCGTCCATCCTGAGCGCGATCGATGTCGTCACGGACAAGATGCGTCAGCGGCTCGGCGAACCTGGCGGCGTCCGCCAACGCTTCAACATGCCGCTGACGCAGGCCACGACAAACTCTCTGGCCGCGCTCGAAGCCTTCACTCAGGGCGAAGAGAAGCTGAAACAGGGACATGCGCTGGAAGCCGTAGCCAGCTACAAGCTCGCAGCAGATCTCGATCCGCAGTTCGCCCTCGCATACGCCCGGCTAGGAACGATCTACCTGAATGCGCAGGAGCAGAGCATCGGCGTGGGCTACTACCAGAAGGCGTTTCAGCTCCGCGACCACACAACCGACCGCGAACGGCTCTACATCGCCGCCCACTACTACACCGATGTCACCGGCGAGTATACGCAGGCGATCGACACCTATCAGCTCTGGCGTAACCTGTATCCCAACGACTTCGGCGCCGCCAACAACCTCGCCAACCTCTACGACATGCTCGGCCACCCCGAGGAGGCGCTGCGCTATGCGCAGCAGGCTGTCGCAATCAATCCCGCATCACCTCTGGCCACCGCCACGCTGGCGCAGGCGTATCTGACGAGCGGCCAATATGCACCGCTGACAGCGATCTGCCATCAAGACTCCACCCGCACGAGCCCGATGGTCGTTCTGCACAACATCTGTTTCCTCGGAGCAGTAGGCCGTAACGACGAAACAGACATGCAGCGAGAGCTTCGCTGGGCACAAGGAAATCCGCAAGAGAGTGTTCTGCTACAGTCCGCAGCCCTGGCAGCTCTCGCCCATGGCCGCGTGATGGTCGCGCGCGACTTGTTCGCTCATGCACGCAAGAGCGCCGACCAAAACCACCTCCCCGAGCTCATGGCCATCGTAGACATCGACCAGTCCAACGCCGAGGCCGAGCTAGGCTTCTCGCAAACCGCGCTGGCCATGGTTCATCAAGCCGACCACGCTTCCCCGCAGGGCTACGACAAGACGCATGACACAGATGCTCTGGCGGGCGAGGCTCTGACTCTAGCCATTGCTGGCTCCAGCCAGGCGGCCATCGAGCGAGCCAATCAAGCGGTACAGCTAGCCCCGCTGAACAGCATCCTGAACAACCTCGAAGTCCCCACCATCCAAGCCGTCGTCGCCGTGAAACAACAGAAGCCCAGAGAAGCCCTGGATCTGCTACAGCGGACAACGCCCCTGCAGTTTTACTCGCAGACGAAGTTCATCCCCATCTACTACCGCGGCCTGGCCTACATGCAGCTAAAGCAGTGGAAAGATGCCGAGGAGCAGTTCAACACGATCCTGCAACATCGTGCGATTGTTCCTCACTCTCTCTACATCGGTCTCGCTCAAATGCGGTTGGGTGAAGCACTGCAGCAAGATGGCCAAACGAAGGAAGCCAAAGAGGCGTTCGATGCCGCTGCGCAACTGTGGCGGGACGCCCCTTCTGATTTCCCACCGGCGAGGCAGCTAAAGAGCTACAGGTAG